GCTGAGAGCATATCCGGCTGACCTCAGATCGGGGAACCGATCATCCGACCGCAAGAAGGCCCTCATGCCCTGATAGGCTTCCCGCATCGTGTCATCGAGCCCCGAGCGCACGAGATCAAGCTCGCAGGCTCCTTTGGCGTATTGATCCCTGAAGCCCTCTGAAATTCCATTGAGACCATTCGAAGAGAGGACCCGATCGATCTCATCAAGAAGCATCGCGTTTTGGGTTTCCTCTAGGCGCCTTTGCATGCGACCGAACCGCATGTGGCTAAGGTTTTTCACCCACTCAAAGTAGGAAACAATCACGCCTCCAGCGTTGGCGTAGAGGTCCGGGATGATGGTCACTCCGCGCTTTCTCAGGATCCTGTCGGCCGCGGCCGTCGTCGGTCCATTGGCGGCCTCGATGATGACCTTGGCCTTGATCTTTTCAGCGTTCCCTTCGTTCAAGACGCCTTCAACCGCGGCTGGGATGAGGATGTCGCATTCTTCCTCGAGAAATCGGGCAGGGGCCTTTGCACTGAGCACGATGCTGTTGGGGAAATTGGCCACGCCACCTGTCTCTGCGATGTGTTTGTGGAGGGCTTCAATGTTGATCCCAGACCGGTCGACGACAGTCCCGTCTCGCTCGATGACTGCGATCACCTTGGCGCCATCCTCCTCAGTCAGAAACTTGGCCGCGTGGTAGCCCACGTTTCCGAGCCCCTGGACGATGACCGTTTTGCCCTCGAGACTTCCCGAAAGCCCAGCGCCTGCGACGTCCTCGCCGTGACGGAAAAACTCCCGGAGCGCATACTGCACGCCGCGTCCTGTAGCCTCCGTTCGGCCTTTGATGCCGTGCTGTCCAACTGGCTTGCCGGTCACGCAGGCGGCTGCGTTGATGTCGGTGGTGTGCATGCGTGCGTATTGGTCAGCGATCCACGCCATCTCGCGTTCACCGGTGCCCATATCAGGAGCCGGGACGTTCTGACTGGGATGAATGAGGTCGCGCTTGATCAGCTCGTATGCGAACCGTCTGGTGATGCGTTCGAGCTCTTCCTCGGTCCATTGGGTGGGATCAATGCAGAGGCCGCCTTTGGCGCCACCGAAGGGGACGTCTGTGAGGGCACACTTGAAGGTCATGAGAGTGGCCAGAGCCTCGACCTCGTCCTGGTTGACTGAGAGGGCGTACCGGATACCGCCTTTGACGGGCTCGCGGTGCTCTGAGTGAACTGATCGGTAACCTGTGAAGGTGTGGATTTGCCCCCTGAGCTTCACGCCAAAGCGCACCGTGTAGGTGGAGTTTGCGATCCTGATTTTCTCGGCCAAGCCGGGATCAAGCTCGAGCTTGTCGACGGTTGACTGGAACATGACCTCGGTGGAGTCGCGGAAGCTGTGGTTGGTCATCTGGCACCTCTTTTGCAGAAGAGATGCAGGCACCAGGTTAAGGCGCGCTTTCGGAAATCAGAGTCTTGAAAACCCGCTCAGTTGTAGGGCGCCCGGCGTCCGGGCGTGGCCACGTTAACGCAAGATGCAAGCGGCGAGCATATTTTCAGAGAAGGGAGAAAAAAGGAGGAGAAGAAGGCCATGATGTACGTGATTGGATTTGGGGTCGGTATAGTCGTCATGTCCCCGGTGATCTTTGGCATCCTTGCGATCGGCACCGTGCACCGGCGGAAGACGCAGTGACGAACGCCAATAGGCCTGTCCGAGGCTGATCTCTTGGTTATTGGCTCGCCCGATTGCTCGGCAATAGCGGTACCCGAACCTGAAGACGTGTGGAACGCGGAGCCCGCAGGACTGAAAGCGTGCGAACGGAGGTGTCTACCTGAGCCCATCGGTGTTAGCGTCGGCTTCGGAGTAACCGGAGATGGACAGATGCCGAGACTCACAGATGAAGGCGAGGCGGTCGTCGCCGACATCGCAGCGCGCCATGGAATAAGCGGCGATGCCGCATTGCATATGCTCATGGCTGTGTCCGCCGGGCACGGTACGCAGGCGCAGTTCAACCATCCCGAGCTGGGTGGCATGGGGCAATGGTCACAGGGCGGCATGACCATGGTCGGTGACATGTTCAACAACGGCCTTAAGGCGCGGGTCGACGCTCTGTGCACGGACCTTTCGGGGATCGTCCAGCAGCACAGCCTGTTTGCCGCGCCTGTCTCCTCGCAGTCGCAATCGCAGGGCGGGATGCACGACCTATCCGGGGTCAGCTTGTTCGTCCAGGAAACCAGTGACTGGCCCGCTGATCTTGGTCAGCCGACCTCTGTCGGAACGCAAAATGACCTGAGGTACGCCTATTTCGCTGACAAACGGAGGCTGGCAATCAAGATCGGAGGGCGAACAACGATCTACGATACTGGTAACCACCAGTTCGGCGGCTTTGGACAAGCTCAGGGTGCCGGACAGAGCCTCAGCTTCACTAGTCAGCATGGGCTCGTGCATCTCTCGGACTTGCCTATCGTGAACGGCACTTCGCCGGGCTCTCAAGACAGTGCCCCCCAATCACCCGAAGCGGCACCTGTTGAGGTCACTCAAGCACCGAAACCGCAAACGGAGCAAGAACCGAGAACCGCGCCGAGTTTAGAGGCGTCTCGGGACATGACCGACGATCAGATTTTTAGCCGGATCGAACGGCTCGCTGGCCTCTTCGAAAAGGGTATTCTCACCAAGGAAGAATTCGAGGCGAAGAAAGCTGAGTTGCTCGCGCGCTTGTAGTCCGGGGTTGACGTTAGCCTGGAGAAGCGGACCATTATTCCGTTCGCTGAGATGCGGGATGAGGTTCTGCGTACGTCGGCAGTGCGCAGAAAGTGGACCTTGCTTAGCTTGGCTCTAGCCCAAAAGCTGCCGTTCAGGCGGAGCGCAGCGCTCAGCCCTCCGAACTCTTTTTTCCTATGCTGCGGGGTGAAGGAAGATCAGGAAGAAGCGCCAGACTCACACTTTGGTGCATAGTCTTCAAGCAATCTGATGAACTCGTCAACGTTCTCGGGCTGCAAATACAACGTGAACGAATAGCTGGGCAAAGGCTTCGTAATTT
The Salipiger sp. CCB-MM3 genome window above contains:
- a CDS encoding Glu/Leu/Phe/Val family dehydrogenase encodes the protein MTNHSFRDSTEVMFQSTVDKLELDPGLAEKIRIANSTYTVRFGVKLRGQIHTFTGYRSVHSEHREPVKGGIRYALSVNQDEVEALATLMTFKCALTDVPFGGAKGGLCIDPTQWTEEELERITRRFAYELIKRDLIHPSQNVPAPDMGTGEREMAWIADQYARMHTTDINAAACVTGKPVGQHGIKGRTEATGRGVQYALREFFRHGEDVAGAGLSGSLEGKTVIVQGLGNVGYHAAKFLTEEDGAKVIAVIERDGTVVDRSGINIEALHKHIAETGGVANFPNSIVLSAKAPARFLEEECDILIPAAVEGVLNEGNAEKIKAKVIIEAANGPTTAAADRILRKRGVTIIPDLYANAGGVIVSYFEWVKNLSHMRFGRMQRRLEETQNAMLLDEIDRVLSSNGLNGISEGFRDQYAKGACELDLVRSGLDDTMREAYQGMRAFLRSDDRFPDLRSAGYALSIQKIAAAYAAKGL
- a CDS encoding SHOCT domain-containing protein, which translates into the protein MPRLTDEGEAVVADIAARHGISGDAALHMLMAVSAGHGTQAQFNHPELGGMGQWSQGGMTMVGDMFNNGLKARVDALCTDLSGIVQQHSLFAAPVSSQSQSQGGMHDLSGVSLFVQETSDWPADLGQPTSVGTQNDLRYAYFADKRRLAIKIGGRTTIYDTGNHQFGGFGQAQGAGQSLSFTSQHGLVHLSDLPIVNGTSPGSQDSAPQSPEAAPVEVTQAPKPQTEQEPRTAPSLEASRDMTDDQIFSRIERLAGLFEKGILTKEEFEAKKAELLARL